In a genomic window of Deinococcus aquiradiocola:
- a CDS encoding DNA cytosine methyltransferase produces MTYADTLARAALDAQAPRRPDAPTVISTFAGRGGSSTGYHMAGYRELLAVEWDDHAVATLRLNYPHLDVWQGDIAQLTVPDVLTRTGLQVGELDLFDGSPPCQGFSTAGRRAMDDPRNQLFREYTRLLRGLMPRTFVMENVTGLAKGKMKTVFAEILQELKACGYQVTAGVVNAAYLGVPQARERVIFIGCREDLGLTPTLPTPQTRFIAAAQALADLPDRPTGPGLMTTRKWINVWARVTPGQDFASIHPRGNLFNYLKLSPDRPVGTITKTITTGNGGPGIYHWKYPRLLNIDELTRLGSFPDTYRWPGDPTNDQKDHMQAWAGIGNAVPPLMARAIGLHIQSTLLRTRNRYAYSIDLSTDTASDS; encoded by the coding sequence ATGACCTACGCCGACACGCTCGCGCGGGCCGCCCTCGACGCCCAGGCACCGCGCCGCCCGGACGCCCCCACCGTCATCAGCACCTTCGCCGGACGCGGCGGGTCCAGCACCGGCTACCACATGGCCGGGTACCGCGAACTGCTCGCCGTCGAATGGGACGACCACGCCGTCGCCACCCTCCGCCTCAACTACCCCCACCTCGACGTCTGGCAGGGCGACATCGCGCAGCTCACCGTGCCCGACGTGCTCACCCGGACAGGCCTGCAGGTCGGCGAACTCGACCTGTTCGACGGCTCCCCCCCCTGCCAGGGCTTCAGCACCGCCGGACGCCGCGCCATGGACGACCCCCGCAACCAGCTCTTCCGCGAGTACACCCGCCTCCTGCGCGGCCTCATGCCCAGAACGTTCGTCATGGAGAACGTCACCGGCCTCGCCAAAGGCAAGATGAAAACCGTCTTCGCCGAGATCCTCCAGGAACTCAAAGCCTGCGGTTACCAGGTCACCGCGGGCGTCGTGAACGCCGCCTACCTCGGCGTGCCCCAGGCCCGCGAACGCGTGATCTTCATCGGCTGCCGCGAAGACCTCGGCCTCACCCCCACCCTCCCCACCCCACAGACCCGCTTCATCGCGGCTGCCCAGGCCCTCGCGGACCTCCCCGACCGCCCCACCGGCCCCGGCCTGATGACTACCCGGAAATGGATCAATGTCTGGGCCAGAGTGACGCCAGGACAGGACTTCGCCAGCATCCACCCCAGAGGGAACCTCTTCAACTACCTGAAGCTCAGCCCCGACCGCCCCGTCGGCACCATCACCAAAACCATCACCACCGGCAACGGCGGCCCCGGCATCTACCACTGGAAGTACCCGCGCCTCCTGAACATCGACGAACTCACCCGCCTCGGCAGCTTCCCCGACACCTACCGCTGGCCCGGCGACCCCACCAACGACCAGAAAGACCACATGCAGGCCTGGGCGGGGATCGGCAACGCCGTTCCCCCACTCATGGCCAGAGCCATTGGCCTGCACATCCAGAGCACACTACTTCGGACTCGAAACCGATACGCGTATTCAATCGACCTATCGACTGATACTGCATCAGATTCCTGA
- a CDS encoding phage portal protein family protein has protein sequence MTTTKQIDLRILGSTGGGESWWTREQPEFGRTAIDQYSEMRDQSSVIGGTFLAFESLFRRVKWTEAPAPRPDGPKGAWTEARARYWAQFLTQCREDMSHTWPGFIAEVLSMLPFGWSYFEVVWKYRRGPDQRDARYRSRHADNLIGWRKISLRPQSTLSRWVFDGDGGIQGMYQTTSTGEVLIPIGRALHFRTTEAGNNPEGRSMLRNARRAYYFAKRLEEFEAVGVERNLSGIPMVEVPAAMLSADATEAERKAVAMIVEQAKALRRDEQAVVVVPSSTYIESVYDPKTDTSRPVELGTGFKFSLLGAPGVTPVDVNPIITRYKRDVALSLLSSFLMLGIDGKGSLALSTDLTDLFELAGTGILDGVAATFNRFAVAQLMQLNGVPPELWPTLEHGGLSDAALKGLITSLNGLLASGGITPDVNLETELREKLGVPKKAETANPAPAVQTGSGSGDGTPPQDGQPPGERQALVFDHSFQEDA, from the coding sequence GTGACCACGACCAAGCAGATCGACCTGAGAATCCTCGGCAGCACTGGCGGCGGGGAGAGCTGGTGGACCCGCGAGCAACCCGAGTTCGGCCGCACCGCCATCGACCAGTACAGCGAGATGCGCGACCAGAGCAGCGTTATCGGCGGCACCTTCCTCGCCTTCGAGAGCCTGTTCCGGCGCGTGAAGTGGACCGAGGCACCGGCACCCAGACCGGACGGACCGAAAGGCGCCTGGACGGAAGCGCGCGCCAGGTACTGGGCGCAGTTCCTGACCCAGTGCCGCGAGGACATGTCCCACACGTGGCCGGGCTTCATCGCCGAGGTGCTCAGCATGCTCCCCTTCGGCTGGAGTTACTTCGAGGTGGTCTGGAAGTACCGCCGTGGCCCCGACCAGCGGGACGCCCGGTACCGCAGCCGCCACGCGGACAACCTGATCGGCTGGCGCAAGATCAGCCTCCGCCCGCAGAGCACCCTCTCACGCTGGGTGTTCGACGGGGACGGCGGCATCCAGGGCATGTACCAGACGACGAGCACCGGCGAGGTCCTGATCCCCATCGGGCGGGCCCTGCACTTCCGCACGACGGAGGCCGGCAACAACCCCGAGGGCCGCAGCATGCTCCGCAACGCCCGGCGCGCGTACTACTTCGCCAAGCGCCTCGAGGAGTTCGAAGCGGTCGGCGTGGAACGCAACCTGAGCGGCATCCCGATGGTCGAGGTGCCTGCCGCCATGCTCAGCGCGGACGCGACCGAGGCCGAACGGAAGGCCGTCGCGATGATCGTCGAACAGGCCAAAGCGCTGCGCCGGGACGAGCAGGCGGTGGTCGTGGTGCCGAGCAGCACCTACATCGAGTCAGTGTACGACCCGAAGACCGACACGAGCAGACCGGTCGAGCTCGGCACCGGGTTCAAGTTCAGTCTGCTGGGCGCGCCCGGCGTCACGCCGGTGGACGTGAACCCGATCATCACCCGGTACAAGCGCGACGTGGCCCTCAGTCTGCTGAGCAGCTTCCTGATGCTCGGCATTGACGGCAAGGGGTCCCTGGCGCTCAGCACGGACCTCACGGACCTGTTCGAGTTGGCCGGCACCGGCATTCTCGACGGGGTAGCCGCGACCTTTAACAGGTTCGCGGTGGCGCAACTGATGCAGCTCAACGGGGTGCCGCCGGAGCTGTGGCCGACGCTGGAGCACGGCGGCCTGAGCGACGCGGCCCTCAAGGGCCTGATCACCTCCCTGAACGGCCTGCTCGCCAGTGGCGGCATCACGCCCGACGTGAACCTCGAAACGGAACTCCGCGAGAAGCTCGGCGTGCCGAAGAAAGCCGAGACCGCCAACCCAGCTCCCGCCGTGCAGACCGGGTCAGGCAGCGGGGACGGCACCCCACCCCAGGACGGGCAACCGCCCGGCGAGCGGCAGGCGCTCGTCTTCGACCACTCGTTCCAGGAGGACGCATGA
- a CDS encoding DUF4142 domain-containing protein: MKNALVLTALVIGTTASAAMMLTTTDEAFVPKAAMGNQFELEAAKMAETMSMDAKVKSYAAKMITDHTKLGAQVKAAVMKADPKMMVPAKVSPAQQKMLDALKASGKNFDTLYKKDMVASHAETYALFQKYAMAADANAGLKMVIKAALPTVKMHLDMAKGLPTMSM; the protein is encoded by the coding sequence ATGAAAAACGCACTTGTTCTGACCGCACTCGTGATCGGCACCACTGCCTCCGCCGCCATGATGCTCACCACCACCGACGAGGCCTTCGTCCCCAAGGCCGCGATGGGCAACCAGTTCGAACTGGAGGCCGCCAAGATGGCAGAGACCATGAGCATGGACGCCAAGGTGAAGAGTTATGCCGCCAAGATGATCACCGACCACACCAAGCTGGGCGCGCAGGTGAAGGCGGCCGTGATGAAGGCGGACCCGAAGATGATGGTGCCCGCGAAGGTGTCGCCGGCGCAGCAGAAGATGCTGGACGCGCTGAAGGCATCGGGCAAGAACTTCGATACGCTGTACAAGAAGGACATGGTGGCGAGCCACGCCGAGACGTACGCGCTGTTCCAGAAGTACGCGATGGCGGCGGACGCGAACGCGGGCCTGAAGATGGTCATCAAGGCGGCCCTGCCGACGGTGAAGATGCACCTCGACATGGCGAAGGGCCTGCCGACCATGAGCATGTAA
- a CDS encoding ParB N-terminal domain-containing protein, whose product MHILNQKHEQVPVHRLTPHPRNPNVGNVEAIQASIDENGWYGAIIAQKSTGHILVGHHRYQAAVQAGADKVPVFWIDVDDTRALKILLADNKTAELATRDDDLLAQVLRELAEGDAGLHGTGYDTSDLDLLLARTSDDLPDSFKALDESIARTVRTVTCPSCSHEFPA is encoded by the coding sequence ATGCACATCCTCAACCAGAAGCACGAACAGGTCCCCGTTCACCGCCTCACGCCCCACCCCCGCAACCCCAACGTCGGCAACGTCGAAGCCATCCAGGCCAGCATCGACGAGAACGGCTGGTACGGCGCCATCATCGCCCAGAAAAGCACCGGGCACATCCTCGTCGGGCACCACCGCTACCAGGCCGCCGTGCAGGCCGGCGCCGACAAGGTCCCCGTCTTCTGGATCGACGTCGACGACACCCGCGCCCTCAAAATCCTCCTCGCCGACAACAAGACCGCCGAACTCGCCACCCGGGACGACGACCTCCTCGCCCAGGTCCTCCGGGAGCTCGCCGAAGGGGACGCCGGCCTGCACGGCACCGGGTACGACACCAGCGACCTCGACCTGCTGCTCGCCCGGACGAGCGACGACCTGCCCGACAGCTTCAAGGCCCTCGACGAGAGCATCGCCCGGACGGTCAGGACCGTGACCTGCCCGTCCTGCAGCCACGAGTTCCCCGCATGA
- the terL gene encoding phage terminase large subunit, with protein MGRREALPDWLNLDVIDAELAEQELRARGLLVEEQAQAARPLTLKEFVHVFWEVLEPGTPLAWGWALDAMCLHLEAAARRLIKRLIINVPPGTMKSSLTNVFFPAWVWAELNASERFLAVAFTESLALRDSMAMRRLILSPEYALRYGDRVQLTRDNNAKGEYDTTARGRRAVRPLTAATGVRAGILLIDDPNNAAEIHSPAHRRTINHAYDTSLSRRGADPKQYVQICIMQRLHQEDLTGHLEEKGGWEILRLPEKYEPEHRTVTSIWEDPRTERGELLFPEFRDAADYAQAAHDLGPFGEAGQLQQRPSPVGGGVVKDSWWRYHAPAELLPHLKPVLVQVVAEDGTVTEQEAVVVPTPTTFDFRLTSWDLSFKGNKTSDFVTGQAWGARGADHFLLDQTRGRWGYVQTKAKVTEFAERHPDITEHVIEDKANGPAILDDLRPTVSGLIGWEPEGSKESRVNAESSTIHAGNVYLPHPQLAPWVNSEYRPEWIQFPNGAHDDQIDPTTQALQRFRLKRRRAEQERKKPGPPIPAPTHTMGLGQASSFRTRR; from the coding sequence GTGGGCAGGCGTGAGGCGCTGCCGGACTGGCTGAACCTGGACGTGATTGACGCGGAGCTCGCTGAACAGGAGTTGCGTGCCCGGGGGTTGCTGGTCGAGGAGCAGGCGCAGGCGGCACGGCCGTTGACGTTGAAGGAGTTCGTGCACGTGTTCTGGGAGGTGCTGGAGCCGGGTACGCCGCTGGCGTGGGGGTGGGCGCTGGACGCGATGTGCCTGCACCTGGAGGCGGCCGCGCGCCGCCTGATCAAGCGCCTGATCATCAACGTGCCGCCCGGCACCATGAAGAGTTCACTGACGAACGTGTTCTTCCCTGCGTGGGTGTGGGCGGAACTGAACGCGTCGGAGCGGTTCCTGGCGGTGGCGTTCACGGAGTCCCTGGCGTTGCGCGACAGCATGGCCATGCGCCGCCTGATCCTCAGCCCCGAGTACGCCCTGCGGTACGGGGACCGCGTACAGCTCACGCGGGACAACAACGCCAAGGGGGAGTACGACACCACGGCCCGCGGGCGTCGCGCCGTGCGTCCCCTCACGGCGGCCACCGGCGTGCGCGCGGGCATCCTCCTGATCGACGACCCGAACAACGCGGCGGAAATTCACAGCCCCGCGCACCGGCGCACCATCAACCACGCGTACGACACCAGCCTCAGCCGGCGCGGCGCGGACCCGAAGCAGTACGTGCAGATCTGCATCATGCAGCGCCTGCACCAGGAGGACCTGACCGGGCACCTCGAAGAGAAGGGCGGCTGGGAGATCCTGCGCCTCCCGGAGAAGTACGAGCCGGAGCACCGGACCGTCACCAGCATCTGGGAGGACCCGCGCACCGAGCGGGGCGAACTGCTGTTCCCGGAGTTCCGGGACGCTGCTGACTACGCTCAGGCCGCGCATGACCTCGGGCCGTTCGGCGAGGCCGGGCAGTTGCAGCAGCGGCCCTCCCCTGTCGGCGGCGGGGTCGTCAAGGACAGCTGGTGGCGGTACCACGCGCCGGCCGAGCTGCTCCCCCACCTGAAGCCGGTGCTGGTGCAGGTGGTCGCCGAGGACGGCACCGTCACCGAGCAGGAGGCCGTGGTCGTCCCGACGCCCACCACGTTTGATTTCCGCCTCACCAGCTGGGACCTGTCCTTCAAGGGGAACAAGACCAGCGACTTCGTGACGGGTCAGGCGTGGGGCGCGCGGGGCGCCGACCACTTCCTGCTCGACCAGACGCGCGGCCGCTGGGGGTACGTGCAGACGAAAGCCAAAGTGACCGAGTTCGCCGAACGGCACCCGGACATCACCGAGCACGTCATCGAGGACAAGGCGAACGGCCCGGCCATCCTCGACGACCTGCGCCCCACAGTGAGCGGATTGATCGGCTGGGAACCCGAGGGCAGCAAGGAGTCCAGGGTCAACGCGGAGAGCAGCACCATCCACGCGGGGAACGTCTACCTCCCGCACCCGCAGCTCGCGCCGTGGGTGAACAGCGAGTACCGGCCCGAATGGATTCAGTTCCCCAACGGAGCGCACGACGACCAGATCGACCCGACCACGCAGGCCCTGCAACGCTTCCGGCTCAAACGCCGCCGGGCCGAACAGGAGCGGAAGAAGCCCGGCCCGCCCATCCCGGCCCCCACCCACACCATGGGTCTCGGCCAGGCCAGCAGTTTCCGCACCAGGAGGTGA
- a CDS encoding S49 family peptidase, producing MTPTRSPTPLNFLARALTHEAWGITPDALDGLRHTLDAGQAPTGDASRPGELSAATTFLPRLDVVGQRVAVVTLHGTVISRAPEWAETYGYVSPQAFARSVITAADDPSVTTIVLSCDSPGGTVSGTVEAAEAVAYARTRKPVVAVASDTMCSAAYWICSQATRIVVTPTAIVGSIGVITSHTDVSGYYSQLGVVVTYIRSAVRKALGQPTEKLTETALAERQALVDSIHAQFVAAVAAGRGKPAGTVTSRWATGQVWVGGEAVTAGLADRVASLSTVLAELTGNAAPPPDPTGPDPDDPEDDSEEDPTARARTSSAGGSVPPADPPPHSAQEAPRMNIHAITVKLQQGEPLTAEEGTFLAAHLGQAEPQATDTTPAPAAQDTSAWPAEARAAFESMNARLNATENRATAAEQAAAAERDIRLKGHFEARAVTLGQPVAFAATLRAAHDKLSPDEYDAYENALKVGAQAVSGLLQERGTATAQASGDVYAELGTRAKTLMAADARLTLADAQKQVMATDPAFAHRYHAALRH from the coding sequence ATGACCCCCACCCGTTCCCCCACCCCCCTGAACTTCCTCGCGCGCGCCCTGACGCACGAGGCGTGGGGCATCACGCCGGACGCACTCGACGGCCTCCGGCACACCCTCGACGCCGGGCAGGCGCCCACAGGCGACGCCAGCAGGCCCGGTGAGCTGAGTGCCGCCACCACCTTCCTGCCCCGGCTGGACGTCGTGGGACAGCGGGTCGCGGTGGTGACCCTGCACGGCACGGTCATCTCTCGCGCGCCGGAATGGGCCGAAACGTACGGGTACGTGAGCCCGCAGGCGTTCGCGCGGAGCGTCATCACGGCCGCGGACGACCCGTCGGTCACCACCATCGTGCTCTCCTGCGATTCACCTGGAGGCACCGTGTCCGGCACGGTCGAGGCGGCCGAAGCGGTCGCGTACGCCCGCACCCGCAAACCGGTCGTGGCGGTCGCCAGCGACACGATGTGCAGCGCCGCGTACTGGATCTGCTCACAGGCCACCCGGATCGTCGTGACGCCCACCGCGATCGTCGGCAGCATCGGCGTGATCACCAGCCACACCGACGTCAGCGGGTACTACAGCCAGCTGGGCGTCGTGGTGACGTACATCCGCAGCGCCGTTCGCAAGGCCCTCGGGCAACCGACCGAGAAGCTCACCGAGACGGCCCTCGCGGAACGTCAGGCGCTCGTGGACAGCATCCACGCGCAGTTCGTGGCCGCCGTCGCCGCGGGCCGCGGGAAACCCGCCGGGACCGTCACCAGCCGGTGGGCGACCGGTCAGGTCTGGGTGGGTGGGGAGGCCGTGACGGCCGGACTGGCGGACCGCGTGGCGAGCCTCAGCACTGTGCTGGCCGAACTGACCGGCAACGCCGCCCCGCCGCCCGACCCCACCGGGCCGGACCCGGACGACCCGGAAGACGACAGCGAAGAAGACCCCACCGCCCGCGCCCGCACCAGCAGCGCGGGCGGTTCCGTGCCGCCCGCAGACCCCCCGCCCCACTCAGCCCAGGAGGCACCCCGCATGAACATCCACGCCATCACCGTCAAACTCCAGCAGGGCGAACCGCTCACCGCCGAGGAAGGCACCTTCCTCGCCGCGCACCTCGGTCAGGCCGAACCGCAGGCCACCGACACCACCCCCGCACCCGCAGCGCAGGACACCAGCGCCTGGCCCGCCGAGGCCCGCGCCGCCTTCGAGAGCATGAACGCCCGCCTCAACGCCACCGAGAACCGCGCCACGGCCGCCGAGCAGGCCGCCGCGGCCGAGCGCGACATCCGCCTCAAGGGGCACTTCGAGGCGCGCGCCGTGACGCTCGGCCAGCCGGTCGCGTTCGCCGCCACGCTCCGCGCCGCGCACGACAAGCTCAGCCCGGACGAGTACGACGCGTACGAGAACGCCCTGAAGGTCGGCGCGCAGGCCGTGTCCGGCCTCCTGCAGGAGCGCGGCACGGCGACCGCGCAGGCGAGCGGCGACGTGTACGCCGAACTGGGCACGCGCGCCAAGACCCTCATGGCCGCCGACGCGCGCCTCACGCTCGCCGACGCGCAGAAGCAGGTCATGGCCACCGACCCGGCCTTCGCGCACCGGTACCACGCCGCCCTGCGTCACTGA